The genomic window ATCTACCAAAAAAGGAAAAATCAAACTAGATATAACAAGAGAAAGCCATATGGCCTCCCTATATACAAAAGGTGAAAACAAGACAACTGTAGATTCCACTACACTAAATGAAATAATAGAAGAATATAGTATAGTTCCTCGTGGATTAAAATTGGATTGTGAAGGCTGCGAATACGAAGTATTAGAGGAAGCACAATTATCACCATTTAAGGAGATAATATTAGAGTATCATCCGCAACCTACAAACAAACACCCAAATGACATAATAGAAAAGCTAGAGTTGGAGGGATTCGAGGTAAATTTAAGGGGCAATTATAGTATAGGATTGATCCATGCATGGAGGAAGAAAGTGTGAGACGAGACATACTCTACATCCTAATACTATTAATACTCACGGATATTAGTATTGTAGCTGATATTCCATTTTTAAGACAATCTTTGCCCTTCCTATTCTTCAGCATAATCCCTGGTTATATATCAGTTAGAGGTTTTGATATTAGGCCTATTGAAAAGTTTGTCTTGTCTGTTGGATTGAGCTTGGCTCTTCTCATGTTCACGGGACTTATTGTAAATAGTCTATATCCATTGGTTTCCAGGCCTTTGAGTCTAGTGCCCATTTTAGTTTCGTTGAATTTCCTTGTAGTTATTTTATTGTTTATTTGCATGAGAAAAACTGATGAAATGAAGGTTTCATTTGATAGGGAATGGACTGAGGTGTTTTCCCATCCTATAATTTTTTATCCTCTTTTTTTACCGGTTTTAACCATCCTCGGATCCTATATGATGAATACCTATTCCAATAATATTATTTTACTTTTTATGTTGTTCAGCATACCAGTATATATTATTGCTTTGGTCTTGGAGAAGAGGAAGGTTCATCCTATTGTTTATCCTCTAACATTGTGGTGCGTCGGATTTTCACTTCTTGCCCTGAATACTTTACCATCTAATTATCTTATTGGAAGGGACATCCACATGGAATATTACTGCTTCAAAAGGACTCTGATAAATCAGCATTGGAATATTCATGACCCTTATAATGCCTATAATGGTTGTCTGAATGTTACGATATTACCGGCCATTTACAAGTGTTTGTTGGATGTTTCTTCTGTGGTTGTGTTTAAGTTTTATTATTGTGTTTTGGGGGCTATTGTGCCCTTGCCCATGTATGTCCTGTCGCGTAGAATCCTTAAAAGTAAGAGCTTTGGATTCTATGCTACTCTACTTTTAATGTTCCAATTCGCATATACTTACATGGGACAATATGCACGTCAACTCATTGCATTCATTTTCTTTGCCGCGGCCATAATGATTTTAACATCTTCAATAAGAGAATCCTATAAGAAGGCAATATTCATAATATTTATTGTTGCCACGGTCTTATCCCATTATACTTCAAGTTATGTTTTCTTTGCTGTTGTGGCTTTACCACCATTTATTATCTGGGCAAGCAAGCACCTAAAATGGAAATTACCCATCCCGTGGAAATATTCAGGGACATTTTCCAACAAAAACTTGGCTCTGCTCTTTTTCATTTTAATATTTTTGTGGTATGCGCAGCTTACAGGCCCAAGCTTCAGGGACACTTTAGGTGTTATTATTGAAACTTTTAAAAGTATGGCGAATTTCTTTTCTTTGGAACTTAGGAATTATTCAGAACAGGCGGTTCTGGGTATTGGTTTGGCACACTTCCCCAATTTCTTGAGCGCTTTTGTCCATGATACTATTTTCGCGATTATTGGCGTGGGAGTTTTAGCATTATTTTTCAAGAAAGAGTATCGAGAAAAATATCGGGTAAATGATGAGTATATTGCATCTACGCTTGTTATATTGGCCATGCTCGCATCATTTGTCATCCTACCTTATGTTTCAAAGGCTTATGGTGGCACAAGACTCTTTTCTCAATTACTTGTGATCTTAGCGCCCTGTTTCATAATAGGTGTAAAATTTATAATAGATTACACAAAAAAGATACCATTTAACCCGGAAAAGATGATGAAAATCATCGTATTAACACTCCTGATCTTAGGATTTTTATGTACGAATTATTTACAATATTATTTCTTTGGTATACCATATTCCTATGCTTACAATAATGACGGAGAAAGGAGATATGAGACTTTCATTTATGATAGTGAGATTACCGGAGCAATTTGGTTAGACAATCATGGCAACAAGACCTCAATAATACACACAGACAGAGTAGGTAACAACAGAATCTTACTAGGCTTCAATGAAAAGCCGAGGATAGATAATTTGTTCTTCAATAATAGCGGTCCGTTCACGAAAGGCGATTACATATATTTAAGACATTTAAACATAAACCGAGGCCTCATATTCAAGGACGTACCCTTCAGGCCTCCAAGGTTTGTTAATGGTAAACTTGAGATGCATAATGTGGAGCCATTGACAAAATACCTTCGACTAATCGCAGATAAGAGCGTTATATATGATAACAGAGGTTCAAGGATTTTATTTGGTTAAGTTATACGGAATTTACTAATCCAAACGCTACTTAGAAGAAAGGTATAAACATGATGAAACTCATAATTATCGAGAAGAAGAGCTGAAGTATATGGAAGTTTATAGTTTGAAAATATAGAACAATAGAGGTGATAGATCATTAAGAAAAAAATATTGATAATAGATCCCTTCGGTTTCTACAGAAAAAAGAAAACGGGTATTTATTCTGCGATTAAATCATATTTACATTGTCTTGAAATGATTGGTTATGAGGGGTATGTAATTGACGAACGAATACATATGGATAAAGATAGGAAATGGTACTTGAAGATAGTACAACGTATACTTAATGAAAGCGAAATAAATATGGAGCTTTTAGAAAAGTTTGATATAGTTCATGTACATGGCCCGATTGGTATTAGAAATACTCTTAAATTATATAAATGTAAAAAACCTATAATTTTAACACTTCACGGGTGGGTTACCGATGAAATATTAACTGAAATTTGGACAAATCCAAGTATTATAAATTTCCTCTACTTCTTTTATGCATTGTTCAATTGGGTCCTTCATCGCTTAATTTTCATACCATTCATTTATAAAGGACGCGTGACTGCGGTTTCTAGGATAACTATGGAAAAAAATGGTGTTAAAGGTGTTGTTATACCAAATGCTTTCATACCAGAGAATGTGGATAAAAAAGTAAATGAGTGTAAAAATTTGTCCTTTGATGATTTCACTCTCATAACATATGTTAGCATAGGTGGTTCTAAGGTTGCGAGTATTCCGAAGCTCTCGAGGATAATTACCGAAGCGAATAAAAGAACAGGCAAAAAAATTCAACTTTTAGTTTTCGGCGATACACTGAAAGTAGATAATCCCTATATTAAAATGATGGGTTACCAAAAAGACTTCTTATGCTATCTTAAATCAGCGAATATGATGCTCCTTGGATATGAAATGAGCGAACTCGGATATGCAGTAATGGAAGCCGGCTACCTATCAGTTCCAATAGCCAAATTCAAAGGAGAATTCGAAGAACTAAAAGATGGAATCCATGGTATCATAGCAGAAAACGAAGAGGAAATGATCCAAAAGCTTGTAGAAGCCGTTGAAAACCCTTCAAGACTCCGTGAATGGGGTGAAAACCTCAGAGAATATATACTAAAGACTAGAAGCCCCTCTGTAATCGCAGAGAAATGGCAAACATTTTTAGAATCAAGCATCTAATTGATTTTGTTAAAAACATTAAATAAATAAAAGAGGAGTCGTATGATAGTCAAAGAAAAACTTTTATTATTTATCATGTTTATAATCAAACTACTAAATTATCTAATACCCAAGAATAATAATCAAATACTCTTTGAAAGTTATCCGGATTTTTCAGATAATCCAAAGGCATTATATGATTATATCAAGTCTCTAAATACAAATTATAGACTCATATGGACCGTAAATGAAATAAATGATAAAATTAATGTGCCCCAATATAAGAGGTTTACCTTAAAAAGATTGTGGCAGTTTCTCAGATCAAAATATATTGTAACATCACATGGCATTCATCCTGCAAGAGCAAAAAACCAAGTTTTTGTTAATGTTTGGCATGGCATGCCTTTAAAGGCGATGGGTTATGCTGAAGAGGAAAATAGGGATGTTTTTTTGCCATTTAATTTTGATGACAAGAATTATTATTTTATTGCGACTTCTGTTGTTATGAAGAATGCTCTTGCTGCTTGTTTTAACCAAGACCCTCGTCGTATATTTGTTACAGGTCAGCCACGAAATGATAAACTTAAAAGTTGTCAGAAAAAAATTCTAAAGATTTTTGGGGTTGACCTTGAAGAGTATGATAAGTTTGTTCTATTCGCGCCTACATTCAGAAAGTCGGATTTCAGAGAAGATGGCAAATTTATTTCCCACAAATTCAACCTTCGAGATTTCAGCGGAAAAGAATTCCAAGAATTCCTCAAAGAACATGAAATCTTATGTCTTGTGAAATTCCATCCATTAGAAGAGAAAAAAGCCATAAAATACTTTAGAAGTATGGAAAATGTTAAACTCATAAAAACAGAAACATTACAAGAAAACCTCATAGATCTGTATGATGTATTGCCTTGTGTCGACATCCTTATAACAGATTACTCATCAGTATACTTCGATTTTCTTTTACTTGACAAGCCCATTATTTTTGTTGTTCCCGATCTTGATGAATACAAAAAAAGGAGGGGTTTTGTACTTGAACCTTTTGAGTTTTGGACGCCAGGGCCCAAGGTTCAGAATTTCAAAGAATTTTTAGAAGAACTTGAAAAGAGTATAAAGAATCCAGATTATTACCGAGAAGAAAGGATGGTTATAAACGATCTTGTGAATTATTATAAGGATGATAAATCGTCTGAGAGAATATACAAGCTTGTATTTGAAGATAAATTATAAAATACTTTTTTTGAAGGACCTTTATGGTTGGATAGGTACAATGGTGTCTTTTATAGGGGTTGGAGAGTATTTTTTGTTGTTGAATTTTCCGAGGAGACCGTCTATGATGGCGTTGACGATGATTTTTATTCTTTTTAATTTTTTGTCATCAAAAATCAGCACATTTGTGATTATCTCAAGTGTCCAAATGAGGAGTATAATATAGAATCCGATTTTTGTTGATGTATATTTTTTTGATACCCAGATGCTATTCCTTATACCATAATATTGTTTCCAAAAATTTTTGTAGGGTGTTCTTTTTGACTTTTTCCCTAAAAATTTTTTTATTTTGTATTTTCGCCCTTCTTCTTTATGGATTATTATACTGGATGGAATTAAGAGTATTTTACCAGCCTTTTTAAGTCTTAGTGAATATTCCACATCATCGTAAAGTATGAAGAATTCTTTTTTTGGAAATCCAACTTTCATTATCTTTTTTCTGTTTATTAAAAAACCGACAAAAGTGGCAATATCAATTTCAAGAACCCTTCTTTCGTAACATTCTTTTTTTATAGGGCGCCAATGCGAAGGAAATCTACCTTTAGATATTCCTCTATGGTTAAGGTAAACACTTCCATCTTTTAGTAAAATAGTTGAACAAAGAACAGCGACATCTTCATTTATATACTCCAATAGTTTCTCTAGACTGTCTGCTAGGGGTTCAGCATCGTCATCCATGAGCCAAATCCAGTCATAGCCATCATTGTATGCTCTTTTCACACCTTCGTGGAAGCCGCCAGATCCGCCTGTATTTTCTTTCATGCGTATATAAACTATTTTTATTTTTTGCCACCTTGAAGGCTTATTGTTGATGTTCCCGTTTCTAACCTATTTATGTAACCTTTTTCTCTTAATAATTCAGGTATGCCATCAATGAAGTTTATCAATGATATAGATAGCATCAAGTGGCCTTGTCTGTCTACCTAAAGCCTCTAAACATTCAACCAACAATTTTTTACGATTATAGGTTACGACTACCGCAACCACTCTCATTTTTACCTCACTAGTTGTGCATGCTTTTTTGTTTTATTGGAGGATATCTT from Methanothermobacter sp. includes these protein-coding regions:
- a CDS encoding glycosyltransferase family 4 protein, whose amino-acid sequence is MDKDRKWYLKIVQRILNESEINMELLEKFDIVHVHGPIGIRNTLKLYKCKKPIILTLHGWVTDEILTEIWTNPSIINFLYFFYALFNWVLHRLIFIPFIYKGRVTAVSRITMEKNGVKGVVIPNAFIPENVDKKVNECKNLSFDDFTLITYVSIGGSKVASIPKLSRIITEANKRTGKKIQLLVFGDTLKVDNPYIKMMGYQKDFLCYLKSANMMLLGYEMSELGYAVMEAGYLSVPIAKFKGEFEELKDGIHGIIAENEEEMIQKLVEAVENPSRLREWGENLREYILKTRSPSVIAEKWQTFLESSI
- a CDS encoding FkbM family methyltransferase; its protein translation is MASLYTKGENKTTVDSTTLNEIIEEYSIVPRGLKLDCEGCEYEVLEEAQLSPFKEIILEYHPQPTNKHPNDIIEKLELEGFEVNLRGNYSIGLIHAWRKKV
- a CDS encoding CDP-glycerol glycerophosphotransferase family protein, giving the protein MIVKEKLLLFIMFIIKLLNYLIPKNNNQILFESYPDFSDNPKALYDYIKSLNTNYRLIWTVNEINDKINVPQYKRFTLKRLWQFLRSKYIVTSHGIHPARAKNQVFVNVWHGMPLKAMGYAEEENRDVFLPFNFDDKNYYFIATSVVMKNALAACFNQDPRRIFVTGQPRNDKLKSCQKKILKIFGVDLEEYDKFVLFAPTFRKSDFREDGKFISHKFNLRDFSGKEFQEFLKEHEILCLVKFHPLEEKKAIKYFRSMENVKLIKTETLQENLIDLYDVLPCVDILITDYSSVYFDFLLLDKPIIFVVPDLDEYKKRRGFVLEPFEFWTPGPKVQNFKEFLEELEKSIKNPDYYREERMVINDLVNYYKDDKSSERIYKLVFEDKL
- a CDS encoding DUF2206 domain-containing protein — its product is MPLPMYVLSRRILKSKSFGFYATLLLMFQFAYTYMGQYARQLIAFIFFAAAIMILTSSIRESYKKAIFIIFIVATVLSHYTSSYVFFAVVALPPFIIWASKHLKWKLPIPWKYSGTFSNKNLALLFFILIFLWYAQLTGPSFRDTLGVIIETFKSMANFFSLELRNYSEQAVLGIGLAHFPNFLSAFVHDTIFAIIGVGVLALFFKKEYREKYRVNDEYIASTLVILAMLASFVILPYVSKAYGGTRLFSQLLVILAPCFIIGVKFIIDYTKKIPFNPEKMMKIIVLTLLILGFLCTNYLQYYFFGIPYSYAYNNDGERRYETFIYDSEITGAIWLDNHGNKTSIIHTDRVGNNRILLGFNEKPRIDNLFFNNSGPFTKGDYIYLRHLNINRGLIFKDVPFRPPRFVNGKLEMHNVEPLTKYLRLIADKSVIYDNRGSRILFG